In the Flagellimonas sp. MMG031 genome, one interval contains:
- a CDS encoding amidohydrolase family protein, with product MTRLLVFSLVLILASCKEKSVQTYDVAVTNAQVIHLESGTVKNQNIFLVDGKIAAVQAVDSTQEFKAGTTIDASGKYVLPGFWDNHIHLRGGDSLIGNNENFLKLFIANGITTVRDAGGDLTHAVMNWKAQIATGELNGPTIFTAGPKIDGPNASWAGSLEVENVDDVVRALDSLEALGVNFVKIYDSRISPENYLNAIKEAKNRGFTVSGHMPFTVTLEETVTAGMDGIEHLYYIMKGCAANESEVTEKLKNGDMGFWDAMPALMNAYTDSTAQATFNRLKKNDVFVVPTLHIGKTLSYLDEVDHSNDEYLSYMGQGIIKTYEGRIQSALSASEEARENRKELDRFFGKLVKSLDSAGVQLLAGSDSGAYNSYTYPGISLHQELQTMVANGISPLNALRTSAVNGAKFLNQTTDYGSISEGKVSDLVILEANPLENIEHTQNIHTVIKGSEIFSKSELQELLNTSKID from the coding sequence ATGACCCGACTGCTCGTTTTCTCCCTAGTATTGATCCTCGCCAGCTGTAAGGAAAAAAGTGTCCAAACCTATGATGTAGCCGTAACCAATGCCCAAGTGATTCATTTGGAGTCCGGTACGGTCAAAAATCAAAACATTTTCTTGGTGGACGGAAAAATAGCTGCCGTACAAGCGGTGGATTCCACTCAAGAATTCAAGGCCGGGACTACCATAGATGCCTCTGGAAAATACGTATTGCCGGGATTTTGGGACAATCACATCCACTTGCGCGGGGGCGATAGCTTGATTGGAAACAACGAGAACTTTTTAAAGCTTTTTATTGCCAACGGAATCACCACGGTACGTGATGCTGGTGGGGATTTGACGCATGCCGTAATGAATTGGAAGGCGCAAATAGCTACTGGAGAGCTGAACGGACCTACCATTTTTACCGCCGGCCCCAAAATTGATGGACCCAATGCCAGTTGGGCGGGCTCGCTGGAGGTGGAAAACGTGGATGATGTGGTTCGCGCTTTGGATTCTCTAGAGGCATTGGGCGTTAATTTCGTTAAAATCTACGACAGCAGGATTTCTCCAGAGAATTATCTCAATGCCATAAAAGAAGCCAAAAATAGAGGGTTTACCGTATCGGGACACATGCCGTTCACCGTCACCTTGGAAGAAACTGTAACAGCAGGAATGGACGGTATTGAGCATCTATATTACATAATGAAGGGCTGTGCCGCCAATGAATCGGAGGTCACGGAAAAGCTAAAAAACGGTGACATGGGCTTTTGGGATGCCATGCCAGCACTTATGAACGCCTACACCGACAGCACAGCTCAAGCTACCTTCAATAGGTTAAAGAAAAATGATGTTTTTGTTGTTCCCACACTCCACATTGGCAAAACTTTGAGTTATTTGGATGAAGTGGACCACAGCAATGATGAATACCTCAGTTACATGGGCCAGGGTATCATCAAAACCTACGAAGGCCGTATTCAATCAGCTCTTAGTGCATCCGAGGAAGCAAGAGAAAACCGAAAGGAATTGGACCGCTTTTTCGGGAAACTGGTCAAATCTCTAGACTCGGCCGGGGTTCAGCTATTGGCTGGATCGGATAGTGGTGCCTACAATTCCTATACCTACCCGGGCATATCCCTTCACCAAGAGCTGCAAACCATGGTAGCCAATGGAATCTCTCCCTTGAATGCCCTTCGTACCTCAGCAGTTAATGGAGCCAAGTTCCTGAATCAGACCACAGATTATGGCAGTATTTCCGAAGGAAAAGTTTCGGATTTGGTCATTTTGGAGGCCAATCCCTTGGAAAATATCGAGCATACCCAAAACATACATACCGTAATCAAAGGTTCCGAAATATTTTCAAAAAGCGAGCTTCAAGAATTACTGAACACATCTAAAATAGACTAA
- a CDS encoding ThuA domain-containing protein produces the protein MKNYILGALCLLFVLVGCENKRQGPPKLLVFSKTMGFKHASIPAGIAALEKLGQENNFVIDTTTNGDMFTDENLAQYSAIVFLSTTGNVLDAAQEASFERYIQSGGGFVGIHAATDTEYDWGWYNKLVGAQFLSHPAGTPETDFIIKDKSHPATSFFTDSIWHRTDELYNFKNFNEDVNVLVTVDESTYEGGENGDYHPMAWYHEFDGGRAFYTAAGHTDESYTEELFLKHVLGGINYVIGKNLELDYAKAKSQVPPEANRFSKVTLSTGQFYEPTEMTVFSNNDVLVAQRRGEIMLYSAETQEVTQVAFLDVYHKTLETPGVNAEEGIMGLQKDPNYAENNWIYVYYAPSGDKWVNRLSRFKYKDGNFDMDSEQVILEVDSQREICCHTGGSIAFGPEGLLYLSTGDNSTPFDDKGAKYVNSGYAPLNDIPGKENFDARRSSANTNDLRGKILRIKVNEDGSYDIPEGNLFPVGTEKTRPEIYTMGHRNPYRISVDMKRGYVYWGDVGPDARVDSLETRGPRGYDEMNQAREAGNYGWPMFIGDNFAYSKYNYETGETERKFDPEKPINDSKNNTGLRELPPAKPAYVYYHYGEIQDFPQVGSGSRNAMAGPTYWSDMYPNGGGLPAYYDGKVIIYDWMRGWMMAVHLFEDGTFNKMEPFAKDIELHNLIDMEMSPDGRVYLLEYGSGWFSANPDSGLSYIEYNGGNRAPVIDSFIVDKDAGSLPLTVTATVDAYDREGDSMTYVWDLGDGTTQETNEPTVTYAYKQAGSYKMNVTVKDVAGEAVSSLDKTIIAGNERPVVNIDLQQANSSFYIPGQPINYKVTVTDADSEVDEDNVYVSVEYRSGMDEVNMNLGHQQVSGAVMGKALTQSLDCKSCHKEKEASIGPSYYDVSEKYKGNRRITNYLMAKIIAGGSGVWGEVVMPAHPNVTQLEARQIAQYIQSLAGGDNKQPSLPMAGKITPEAKENGEVFLLTASYTDEGTGDALPLTGSETIVLASNSVSFPEGTPTEGMQAMSFGGMQLQLLNAAEGWLKMENTDLSGVSRVMAMVGWQEPPSIPYTMELRAGAPDGKVLGTGSLNPSGLGGQGTAVVIPIEKTDGVQPELYLTYKAGGESFSPFAITQLQFN, from the coding sequence ATGAAAAATTACATCTTAGGGGCACTTTGTCTCCTTTTTGTATTGGTTGGCTGTGAAAACAAACGTCAGGGTCCGCCAAAACTATTGGTTTTTTCAAAAACGATGGGCTTTAAGCATGCCTCCATTCCTGCTGGAATCGCCGCTTTGGAAAAACTGGGACAGGAAAACAACTTTGTGATTGATACGACCACCAATGGGGATATGTTTACCGACGAAAACTTGGCACAATATTCGGCCATCGTGTTTTTGAGCACCACGGGTAACGTACTTGATGCCGCTCAGGAGGCTTCTTTTGAAAGATATATTCAATCAGGTGGAGGTTTTGTAGGAATCCATGCTGCTACAGACACCGAATACGATTGGGGATGGTACAATAAACTGGTCGGGGCACAGTTCCTGAGCCACCCAGCTGGAACCCCCGAAACCGACTTCATCATTAAGGACAAAAGTCATCCGGCCACATCCTTTTTTACGGATTCCATTTGGCATAGAACCGATGAACTTTACAATTTTAAAAACTTCAATGAAGATGTAAATGTGCTTGTTACCGTTGATGAATCGACTTACGAGGGTGGCGAGAATGGCGATTATCATCCCATGGCCTGGTACCACGAATTTGATGGCGGACGGGCCTTTTACACGGCTGCCGGGCATACCGATGAAAGTTATACCGAGGAATTGTTCCTGAAGCATGTGCTGGGAGGAATCAATTATGTGATCGGGAAGAATTTGGAACTGGATTACGCCAAGGCCAAATCGCAGGTGCCACCGGAGGCCAACCGTTTCAGTAAAGTGACACTTTCCACAGGGCAATTTTATGAGCCTACGGAAATGACGGTGTTTTCAAATAACGATGTGTTGGTGGCCCAGCGTAGGGGAGAGATTATGCTTTACTCAGCGGAAACACAGGAGGTGACCCAGGTTGCCTTTTTGGATGTATACCACAAAACTCTGGAGACACCAGGGGTCAATGCAGAAGAAGGGATTATGGGACTACAAAAGGACCCAAACTACGCAGAAAATAACTGGATTTATGTATACTATGCACCTTCTGGCGATAAATGGGTGAACCGCTTATCACGATTTAAGTACAAGGACGGTAATTTTGACATGGATTCCGAGCAAGTCATCCTTGAAGTGGACAGTCAACGTGAGATTTGCTGTCACACCGGGGGGTCCATTGCCTTTGGTCCTGAAGGATTGTTGTATTTGTCAACAGGAGATAACTCGACCCCTTTTGATGATAAGGGTGCCAAATATGTGAATAGCGGTTATGCGCCGTTGAACGACATACCCGGCAAGGAAAATTTTGATGCAAGAAGATCATCTGCCAATACCAACGACCTTCGGGGTAAAATTCTTCGAATCAAGGTAAACGAGGATGGTAGTTATGACATCCCTGAAGGAAACCTATTTCCTGTGGGCACTGAAAAAACCAGACCTGAAATTTATACCATGGGTCACAGAAACCCTTACAGGATTTCCGTGGATATGAAACGAGGCTATGTATATTGGGGCGATGTTGGACCAGATGCACGGGTAGATAGCTTGGAAACAAGGGGTCCAAGGGGGTATGATGAAATGAACCAGGCTCGCGAGGCGGGTAATTATGGCTGGCCCATGTTTATTGGTGATAATTTTGCCTATAGCAAATACAATTACGAAACGGGGGAGACCGAAAGAAAGTTTGACCCCGAGAAACCTATCAACGATTCCAAAAACAACACGGGTCTGAGGGAATTGCCACCGGCCAAACCGGCTTACGTGTACTATCATTATGGTGAAATCCAAGATTTTCCGCAGGTAGGTTCCGGTAGCCGTAACGCTATGGCGGGACCAACCTATTGGTCCGATATGTATCCCAACGGGGGAGGCTTGCCCGCTTATTACGATGGAAAAGTGATCATTTACGATTGGATGCGCGGTTGGATGATGGCCGTTCACCTTTTCGAAGATGGTACCTTCAACAAAATGGAACCGTTTGCGAAAGATATTGAGCTCCACAATCTCATCGATATGGAAATGAGTCCAGACGGACGCGTTTACTTGTTGGAATATGGAAGTGGTTGGTTCTCTGCCAATCCGGATAGTGGCTTGAGCTATATTGAATACAATGGCGGTAACCGTGCTCCGGTAATCGATAGTTTTATCGTAGACAAGGATGCTGGTTCTCTACCCCTCACAGTTACCGCTACGGTAGATGCTTATGATCGAGAGGGAGACAGTATGACCTATGTTTGGGATTTGGGCGATGGCACTACGCAGGAAACCAATGAACCCACGGTGACCTATGCCTACAAGCAAGCTGGGTCCTATAAAATGAATGTAACCGTTAAGGATGTGGCGGGAGAGGCCGTATCCAGTTTGGATAAGACCATTATTGCAGGGAATGAGCGCCCTGTGGTCAATATTGATTTACAGCAGGCCAATTCTTCTTTCTACATTCCTGGTCAACCCATTAACTATAAAGTTACCGTGACCGATGCCGATAGTGAGGTTGATGAGGACAATGTGTACGTCTCTGTGGAATATCGTTCAGGAATGGATGAGGTAAACATGAACTTGGGACACCAACAGGTATCTGGGGCGGTAATGGGTAAAGCATTGACCCAAAGTTTGGATTGTAAATCGTGCCACAAGGAAAAAGAAGCATCCATAGGGCCAAGTTATTATGACGTTTCAGAAAAATATAAGGGAAATCGTCGTATTACCAACTATTTGATGGCCAAAATCATTGCTGGTGGTTCTGGTGTTTGGGGCGAAGTGGTGATGCCCGCTCACCCCAATGTAACACAATTGGAAGCTAGACAGATAGCCCAGTATATCCAGTCTTTGGCAGGCGGTGACAACAAACAACCTTCGTTGCCAATGGCAGGTAAGATTACCCCAGAAGCCAAAGAAAATGGAGAGGTATTCTTGTTGACGGCCAGTTATACCGATGAAGGGACAGGTGACGCATTGCCGCTCACAGGTTCAGAAACTATAGTATTGGCCAGTAATAGTGTGTCCTTCCCCGAAGGAACGCCAACAGAAGGCATGCAGGCCATGAGCTTTGGCGGTATGCAATTGCAGTTGTTAAATGCCGCCGAAGGATGGTTGAAAATGGAGAATACCGATTTGTCGGGAGTTTCCAGAGTAATGGCCATGGTAGGATGGCAAGAGCCACCAAGCATACCCTATACCATGGAATTGAGGGCGGGAGCCCCAGATGGCAAGGTATTGGGCACGGGAAGCTTGAATCCTTCAGGACTTGGAGGGCAGGGGACCGCAGTGGTCATCCCGATTGAAAAGACGGATGGCGTGCAACCCGAACTGTACCTGACCTATAAAGCTGGAGGTGAATCCTTCAGTCCATTCGCCATTACACAGCTACAGTTTAATTAA
- a CDS encoding M1 family metallopeptidase, with protein sequence MKHTTLIVFFFGLGVLSAQNFTKQDTLRGSITPERAWWDLNYYDLNVKVEPSQKFISGHNVVRYKVLEEAQTLQIDLQEPMKINSVSQDGKKLKFTSEGNAHFIQLKKKQVPGDFNELKITYSGHPREAVRAPWDGGFSWKQDAQGNPFVATSCQGLGASVWWPNKDHMYDEVDSMRISVTVPKDLMDVSNGQLESVEEQDDVTTYHWVVKNPINNYGVNVNIGNYVHFGEIYEGEKGNLLLDYYVLPENLEKAKKQFVQTPMMLQAFEHWFGPYPFYEDGFKLVEVPYLGMEHQSSVTYGNQYENGYLGRDLSGTGWGLQFDFIIIHEAGHEWFANNITYKDIADMWVHEGFTAYSENLYLDYHFGTKATEEYVIGTRANIQNDRPIIGPYGVNKSGSGDMYYKGANMLHTLRQLVEDDEKWRQILRNINKDFYHQTVTSEQIEQYLSQKTSKDLSAFFDQYLRTTMIPKLEYKLENGSITYRYVDIVEGFDMPIRVWEGDMEKWLFPSAQWKTESINGTQLKIDRNFYIETEQL encoded by the coding sequence ATGAAGCATACAACGCTTATCGTTTTCTTTTTTGGGCTGGGTGTTTTATCCGCCCAAAACTTTACCAAACAGGATACACTTCGCGGCAGCATCACACCCGAAAGGGCATGGTGGGACTTGAACTACTACGACCTCAACGTAAAAGTGGAGCCATCCCAGAAGTTTATCTCTGGACACAATGTGGTACGGTATAAAGTGCTCGAAGAAGCACAAACACTTCAAATTGACCTACAGGAACCCATGAAAATCAATTCGGTTTCACAGGATGGCAAAAAGCTGAAGTTTACTTCGGAAGGCAACGCGCATTTCATCCAACTGAAGAAAAAACAGGTTCCCGGCGATTTCAACGAATTGAAGATTACCTATTCCGGGCATCCAAGAGAGGCTGTTCGCGCTCCATGGGATGGAGGGTTTTCGTGGAAACAGGATGCGCAGGGTAACCCTTTTGTGGCTACTTCGTGCCAAGGTCTTGGTGCCAGCGTTTGGTGGCCCAATAAAGACCATATGTATGACGAAGTGGACAGTATGCGCATTAGTGTAACCGTTCCCAAAGATCTCATGGATGTATCCAACGGGCAATTGGAAAGTGTTGAGGAGCAAGACGATGTTACCACCTACCATTGGGTGGTCAAAAATCCCATCAACAATTATGGGGTCAACGTAAACATTGGCAATTATGTTCATTTTGGAGAGATTTATGAGGGTGAAAAGGGCAACTTGCTACTGGATTACTATGTGCTGCCCGAAAACTTGGAGAAAGCCAAGAAACAGTTTGTACAGACCCCAATGATGCTACAGGCCTTTGAACATTGGTTTGGCCCCTACCCGTTTTACGAGGATGGCTTTAAACTGGTGGAAGTGCCCTATTTGGGCATGGAACACCAAAGCTCGGTCACCTACGGAAATCAATATGAAAATGGTTATTTGGGCCGTGACCTGTCAGGAACTGGATGGGGCTTGCAGTTTGATTTTATCATCATCCACGAAGCGGGGCACGAATGGTTCGCCAACAATATCACATACAAAGACATTGCCGATATGTGGGTACACGAAGGCTTTACGGCCTATTCGGAAAACCTCTATTTGGATTACCACTTCGGCACCAAGGCGACAGAAGAATACGTCATCGGTACTCGGGCCAATATCCAAAACGACCGCCCCATTATCGGTCCTTATGGCGTGAACAAAAGTGGTTCGGGGGATATGTACTATAAAGGGGCCAACATGCTGCACACCCTTCGGCAGTTAGTGGAGGATGATGAGAAGTGGCGACAGATTTTGAGGAATATCAACAAGGATTTTTACCATCAGACCGTTACTTCGGAGCAGATAGAACAGTACTTGTCCCAAAAGACCAGCAAGGACCTCTCTGCCTTCTTTGATCAATACTTACGCACGACAATGATTCCAAAATTGGAATACAAATTGGAAAACGGTTCCATTACGTATCGATATGTGGACATTGTGGAAGGTTTTGATATGCCCATTAGGGTTTGGGAAGGAGATATGGAAAAATGGTTGTTTCCATCAGCGCAATGGAAAACGGAATCCATCAACGGAACTCAACTCAAAATCGACAGGAATTTTTACATCGAAACGGAACAACTGTAA
- a CDS encoding alpha/beta fold hydrolase gives MKKLLAFALIVGVWACKEEKKEPSIAETMKTYTISQMMDNESIAGGSFSPDKSKLLVSSNRSGIYNMYTIPTSGGEMMPVTQSDSSSVFAISYFPKDERMLFRMDNNGDEIYHIFVRDTDGSFKDLTPEEGARSLFYQWSEDKSAFFYGSNKRDNRFVDLYKMDLESMTSELVYENNDGYDVGVVSPDEKYVALSKSINTNDSDLFLYNLESKEMTQINENQSGNAPQDFSPDGMAFYYTTDDGSEFSYLMKYNLADASYEKAMERDWDISGSYFTDQGTYQVTYINEDAKNTIEVMEVATGKNIDLPAVENMEITSVSFSDDESMMRFYAGGSHTPSNLYVYNLETKEQKRLTDVLNPEVQAQDLVKAEVVRYKSFDGLEIPAIYYKPHQASAETPVPALVWVHGGPGGQSRQNFSAFIQYLVNHGYAILAVNNRGSSGYGKTFYQMDDLNHGDKDLKDCVEGKNWLAQQPEIDGEKIGIIGGSYGGYMTMAALTYTPEEFDVGVNLFGVTNWIRTLKSIPPWWESFKDALYKELGDPYSADSVRLKQISPLFHTSKVTKPLIVLQGSQDPRVLQAESDEIVAGVRQNGVPVEYVLFEDEGHGFVKKENQIKAYSKILEFLDEYLKEEKSTPIKEENL, from the coding sequence ATGAAAAAATTATTGGCCTTTGCCCTTATTGTTGGTGTTTGGGCATGTAAAGAAGAGAAAAAGGAACCTTCCATCGCCGAGACGATGAAGACCTACACCATTTCACAGATGATGGACAACGAGTCCATCGCTGGTGGAAGCTTTTCACCGGACAAGTCCAAATTACTGGTCTCCAGTAACCGTTCAGGTATTTACAACATGTACACCATCCCAACTTCGGGTGGCGAAATGATGCCCGTTACCCAATCGGACAGTTCATCGGTATTTGCTATCTCCTACTTTCCAAAAGATGAACGGATGTTGTTCCGAATGGATAACAATGGGGATGAAATCTACCATATTTTCGTTCGCGATACGGATGGAAGCTTTAAAGACCTAACCCCGGAAGAAGGAGCGCGTTCCCTATTTTATCAGTGGTCCGAGGACAAGTCGGCATTTTTCTACGGTTCCAACAAACGCGACAACCGTTTTGTGGACCTCTACAAAATGGATTTGGAAAGTATGACTTCCGAATTGGTGTACGAAAACAACGATGGCTATGATGTTGGCGTAGTCTCCCCGGACGAAAAGTATGTCGCCTTGAGCAAATCCATCAATACCAATGATAGTGATTTGTTCCTGTACAATCTAGAGTCCAAGGAGATGACCCAAATCAATGAAAACCAAAGTGGAAATGCGCCACAGGATTTTTCACCTGATGGAATGGCATTTTATTACACCACCGATGATGGAAGCGAGTTTTCCTATTTGATGAAGTACAACTTGGCCGATGCCTCCTACGAGAAGGCCATGGAACGGGATTGGGATATTTCCGGAAGTTATTTTACCGATCAGGGAACCTATCAAGTCACCTACATTAATGAAGATGCCAAAAATACCATTGAAGTGATGGAAGTGGCCACAGGGAAGAATATTGATTTACCTGCGGTGGAAAACATGGAGATTACCAGCGTAAGTTTTTCGGATGACGAAAGCATGATGCGATTCTACGCCGGGGGTTCGCACACTCCCTCCAATCTGTATGTGTACAATTTGGAGACCAAGGAGCAAAAACGATTGACCGATGTTTTGAATCCCGAGGTTCAAGCACAGGATTTGGTCAAAGCCGAGGTGGTTCGCTATAAATCCTTTGACGGACTGGAAATTCCAGCCATCTACTACAAACCGCACCAAGCCAGCGCTGAAACGCCTGTGCCCGCTTTGGTTTGGGTGCATGGGGGTCCAGGCGGACAATCCCGTCAAAACTTCAGTGCCTTCATCCAATATTTGGTCAACCATGGATACGCCATTTTGGCGGTAAACAACCGTGGTAGTTCGGGATACGGTAAAACGTTCTATCAAATGGATGACCTGAATCACGGTGACAAGGATTTGAAAGATTGCGTGGAAGGCAAGAACTGGTTGGCACAACAACCAGAAATAGACGGTGAGAAAATTGGAATTATTGGAGGTTCCTACGGAGGTTACATGACGATGGCGGCCCTTACCTATACTCCCGAAGAATTTGATGTGGGAGTAAACTTATTCGGTGTTACCAACTGGATTCGTACCCTCAAAAGCATTCCACCATGGTGGGAATCTTTCAAGGATGCCCTTTACAAGGAATTGGGAGACCCTTACAGTGCAGATTCCGTGCGATTAAAGCAGATTTCTCCCCTATTCCACACCAGCAAGGTCACCAAACCGCTAATCGTACTCCAAGGTTCACAGGATCCCAGGGTGCTTCAGGCGGAATCGGATGAAATTGTAGCTGGCGTCCGCCAAAACGGCGTACCTGTGGAATACGTGCTCTTTGAGGACGAAGGACACGGATTTGTGAAAAAAGAAAACCAAATCAAAGCGTACAGCAAAATTTTGGAATTTTTGGATGAGTACCTGAAAGAAGAAAAGAGTACTCCTATTAAAGAAGAGAATTTATGA
- a CDS encoding amidohydrolase family protein, protein MRQKYFILTFLVFCLSQLHSQTLLIPDRVFDGKEMHDDWVVAVDSNKITYAGPLERLKKGEPYITIKLEGKTVMPGLIEGHSHLLLHPYNETEWNDQVLKESPVERAIRGVVHAKKTLLAGVTAMRDLGSEGAGYTDIYLKKSIDEGLVPGPRTLMAGAAIVATGAYGPKGFHDGVQVPLGAVPVTGKDRAMEEVRTQLGNGANLIKIYADYRWGKDEPSQPTFLQEEIDAMVATATTAGRYVVAHASTPEGMRRAIMGGVETIEHGDGGTAEIFELMKTKGIALCPTLAAGDAIEQYKGWQKGKEPDPERIAKKKKSFALALESGVEIVFGGDVGVFTHGENYRELELMVDYGMKPLQALQSATSVNARILHFQELGMIQEGYLADIIALEGNPVQDISRMRRVKFVMKDGTIYKNE, encoded by the coding sequence ATGCGTCAAAAATATTTTATCCTTACCTTCCTAGTCTTTTGTTTGAGTCAACTCCACTCCCAAACCTTATTGATTCCCGATAGGGTATTTGATGGAAAGGAAATGCATGACGATTGGGTGGTCGCTGTTGATTCGAACAAAATTACCTACGCAGGGCCTTTGGAGAGATTGAAAAAGGGAGAGCCCTACATTACTATCAAACTTGAAGGAAAGACGGTGATGCCGGGCCTCATAGAAGGTCATTCACACCTGCTCTTGCATCCTTATAACGAAACGGAATGGAATGACCAAGTACTAAAGGAATCACCTGTAGAAAGAGCGATTCGCGGGGTAGTTCATGCCAAGAAAACGTTGCTGGCAGGAGTGACAGCCATGCGTGACTTAGGCTCTGAAGGTGCTGGCTATACGGATATCTATCTCAAAAAAAGCATTGATGAAGGATTAGTTCCAGGACCACGCACTTTAATGGCCGGGGCTGCCATAGTAGCAACCGGAGCCTACGGCCCAAAAGGCTTCCATGATGGTGTACAAGTGCCGTTGGGTGCTGTTCCCGTGACCGGGAAGGATAGAGCAATGGAAGAAGTCCGAACCCAACTGGGCAACGGTGCCAATCTGATCAAAATATATGCCGATTACCGCTGGGGAAAGGATGAGCCCTCACAACCTACCTTTTTACAAGAAGAAATCGACGCCATGGTAGCAACAGCCACTACCGCAGGTAGGTATGTGGTCGCCCACGCAAGCACTCCCGAAGGGATGCGAAGGGCAATCATGGGTGGCGTGGAAACCATAGAACATGGAGATGGGGGCACCGCAGAAATTTTTGAACTGATGAAAACAAAAGGAATAGCCCTTTGCCCAACCTTGGCCGCCGGTGATGCCATAGAACAATACAAAGGTTGGCAGAAGGGCAAAGAGCCCGACCCAGAACGCATTGCCAAAAAGAAAAAATCCTTTGCTTTGGCCCTCGAGTCTGGAGTAGAAATTGTATTTGGCGGAGATGTGGGTGTTTTTACCCATGGCGAAAATTACCGGGAACTGGAACTCATGGTAGATTATGGCATGAAGCCTTTACAGGCATTGCAATCAGCTACCTCTGTAAACGCACGGATTCTTCATTTTCAGGAATTGGGAATGATTCAGGAGGGATATCTGGCGGACATCATTGCTTTAGAAGGCAACCCTGTTCAGGATATTTCCAGAATGCGACGGGTAAAATTTGTGATGAAAGACGGTACAATTTATAAAAACGAGTAA
- a CDS encoding MFS transporter, with protein sequence MKATKPSWFYLILLILSGEAIFILPFVLPRVFRPTVLDVLELDNVELGLCFSVYGLVAMVSYVFGGPLADKYQPRKLIAVALWMTALGGFLFAQYPALWVLQVLYGWWGFTTIFLFWAPMIKATRIWGGANSQGRAFGFLDGGRGLTGALFSLLGVLVFSFFLTKPPDLADLPDRKAAFTYVLYTVSIIIILVGLLVWFFMKAGDEEKEMILERISWKDIKQVLKLPSVWLLMVIILCGYVGYKITDIISQYAEEVMLYNQVEAAKVGTLLQFLRPATGILFGLIADRLKITWLLVVGFFFALIGGLLFASGIIAPSTTTLFFISVLVIAVGVYAIRALYFGVMQVGKIPLTLTGTAVGLISLIGYTPDVFAGPAYGMLLDAHPGEELGHQHVFWMLSAFAFVGGVAAFIYHQKYGKSS encoded by the coding sequence TTGAAGGCGACAAAACCGAGTTGGTTCTATTTGATTTTATTGATTCTCTCGGGTGAGGCCATTTTTATCCTTCCCTTTGTGTTGCCCCGTGTGTTTAGGCCCACTGTGCTGGATGTGTTGGAGCTGGACAACGTTGAATTGGGCCTCTGTTTTTCGGTGTATGGGCTGGTAGCCATGGTTTCCTATGTTTTTGGAGGTCCGTTGGCCGACAAGTACCAACCCAGAAAGTTAATAGCAGTCGCCTTATGGATGACAGCATTGGGCGGATTTTTATTTGCCCAATATCCTGCACTATGGGTGCTTCAGGTGTTGTACGGTTGGTGGGGATTTACCACGATATTTTTGTTTTGGGCACCCATGATCAAGGCGACCCGTATTTGGGGTGGAGCCAATTCCCAAGGTAGGGCCTTTGGTTTTTTGGATGGAGGACGTGGTCTAACCGGCGCTTTGTTCAGTTTGTTGGGAGTTCTGGTCTTTTCATTTTTTTTGACGAAACCACCTGATTTGGCCGATTTGCCCGACCGCAAAGCGGCTTTCACCTATGTCCTGTACACAGTCTCCATCATCATTATTTTAGTGGGTCTTTTGGTATGGTTTTTCATGAAGGCAGGAGATGAAGAAAAGGAAATGATTCTTGAGCGGATTTCATGGAAAGATATCAAACAAGTCCTAAAACTGCCCTCGGTATGGCTGTTGATGGTCATCATCCTTTGCGGTTATGTGGGCTACAAGATTACAGATATCATATCACAGTATGCAGAAGAGGTGATGCTGTACAATCAAGTGGAAGCGGCCAAAGTGGGAACGTTATTGCAATTTTTAAGACCAGCTACGGGCATTCTATTTGGGCTGATAGCAGATAGATTAAAGATCACATGGTTGTTGGTCGTTGGATTTTTCTTTGCGCTGATTGGTGGATTGCTATTTGCCAGCGGAATCATAGCCCCATCTACCACTACCTTATTTTTTATCTCCGTGTTGGTGATTGCCGTTGGCGTGTATGCGATACGGGCCTTATATTTTGGGGTCATGCAAGTGGGGAAAATCCCATTGACCCTTACTGGTACTGCTGTTGGATTGATTTCTTTGATAGGGTACACCCCAGATGTTTTTGCCGGACCAGCTTATGGGATGTTGTTGGATGCCCACCCTGGTGAAGAATTGGGACATCAACATGTGTTTTGGATGTTGAGTGCGTTCGCCTTTGTTGGCGGAGTGGCTGCCTTCATCTACCACCAAAAATACGGGAAGTCAAGCTAA